The following are from one region of the Phormidium sp. PBR-2020 genome:
- a CDS encoding tRNA (guanine-N1)-methyltransferase, producing the protein MGEANGTQQEGAASFEVGPGFYRRTSQVGRDLAILAAQLEKGDRGQLRVLDSMAGCGVRSLRYWLEGGADWVLANEGNPEMNGILRKNLHPLLAAQAAEISHRDANRVFFQCYDRRDYYDLVDVDSFGAPVPFLSTSLWAVRLGGLVYLTSTDGRSATGHEREQSLRIYGAYGRSHPSGHEQGLRLLIGATQQQAASKGFGVEPLFSLYAHSVYRVMLRLVKGQRLTEANYGFLTYCHHCGEYETLSWRHLGRIPPCPRDGAVRVVSGPLWLGPLHDRPYLHRMSHLAQERRWDKRVKLLQTMAEESDLPPYFYGLGEISRRNQQDTLPREVLLERLRDQGYRSSGSHIDPQAVKTEADLATCVAIAAQPR; encoded by the coding sequence GGGACTCAGCAGGAGGGAGCGGCTTCCTTTGAGGTGGGGCCAGGCTTTTATCGCCGTACCAGTCAGGTGGGGCGAGATTTGGCGATTCTGGCCGCTCAGTTGGAGAAGGGCGATCGCGGCCAGTTGCGGGTGTTGGATAGTATGGCCGGCTGTGGAGTGCGATCGCTGCGCTATTGGCTCGAAGGCGGCGCAGACTGGGTTCTGGCGAATGAAGGAAATCCCGAGATGAATGGGATTTTACGGAAGAACCTGCATCCCCTATTGGCGGCCCAGGCCGCAGAGATCTCTCACCGGGATGCCAACCGGGTCTTTTTCCAATGTTACGATCGCCGCGACTATTATGACCTGGTGGATGTGGATAGTTTTGGGGCGCCGGTTCCCTTTCTTAGCACCAGTCTCTGGGCCGTCCGCTTGGGAGGATTAGTCTATCTCACCAGTACCGATGGACGCAGCGCCACGGGCCATGAACGGGAACAGAGTTTACGGATTTATGGCGCTTACGGGCGATCGCATCCCAGCGGCCATGAACAAGGATTACGATTACTCATTGGCGCCACCCAACAGCAAGCCGCCAGCAAAGGATTCGGGGTTGAACCCCTATTTTCCCTCTACGCTCATTCCGTCTATCGGGTCATGCTGCGATTGGTGAAGGGACAACGGCTGACGGAAGCCAACTATGGGTTTTTAACCTATTGTCATCACTGTGGCGAATATGAAACCCTGTCTTGGCGTCACCTGGGGCGGATTCCCCCTTGTCCGCGAGATGGAGCGGTGCGGGTGGTTAGTGGTCCTCTGTGGCTGGGGCCTCTCCACGATCGCCCGTATCTCCACCGCATGAGCCATCTCGCCCAAGAGCGCCGATGGGACAAACGAGTTAAGCTGTTGCAGACCATGGCGGAGGAGTCAGACTTACCCCCCTACTTTTATGGCCTAGGAGAGATTAGCCGACGGAATCAGCAAGACACCCTCCCCCGAGAGGTCTTACTAGAACGGTTGAGGGACCAGGGCTACCGTAGTAGTGGCAGCCATATTGACCCTCAAGCGGTGAAAACGGAGGCCGATTTAGCCACCTGCGTCGCCATCGCCGCTCAGCCCCGATAA
- a CDS encoding DUF4278 domain-containing protein produces MKLSYRGVPYDYTPPSLEMTESEIMATYRGQSYPLRYPRHMTLVQPVAELTYRGVPYRSTANGGAEPRERNVSRPLGSSIPMTAGEFSQVSQIHQENLCKRLSARIAIARDRGDEKLLQLLERESQDLVCSR; encoded by the coding sequence ATGAAACTCTCTTATCGCGGTGTTCCTTACGACTACACCCCCCCATCTCTAGAAATGACGGAAAGCGAGATTATGGCGACCTATCGAGGTCAGTCCTATCCCTTACGCTATCCTCGCCACATGACTTTGGTACAACCGGTTGCTGAGCTGACCTATCGGGGGGTTCCCTATCGCAGCACGGCTAATGGTGGCGCAGAACCCCGAGAACGGAATGTTTCGCGGCCATTGGGGTCTTCAATTCCCATGACGGCTGGCGAGTTTTCTCAGGTCAGTCAGATCCATCAAGAGAACCTCTGTAAGCGCCTGTCCGCTCGGATTGCTATTGCGCGCGATCGCGGTGATGAAAAGCTTTTACAACTGTTGGAACGGGAAAGCCAAGACCTGGTATGTAGCCGTTAA
- a CDS encoding glycoside hydrolase family 104 protein has product MMPDPRPQPPNLPPHTDETFPQRQERSISPRLAKLRQLRHQQKQRVRLLIGLLAFALLFGVMALPVRFLSSDDRVEHRRDRLSDYLTSEPERIRHRDNPFIDTYLNEIAPEVRALLDTIAFAEGTHDDLGYQTLFTFSTFNGYGDHPRRLRCASHRGRRLCSDAAGRYQMISSTFDTVANRLNLDDFSPKSQDLAAVELIRLRGGLRKIEAGDFDGAIRAIRREWASLPGAGYGQPQASREELKRIYEQRLEHYQGLDPVHQGVPAAQERYRP; this is encoded by the coding sequence ATGATGCCTGATCCCCGACCTCAGCCCCCCAACCTCCCCCCCCATACAGACGAGACATTTCCACAGCGACAAGAGCGCTCAATCTCCCCACGACTCGCAAAACTGCGGCAACTGCGACACCAGCAGAAACAGCGAGTGCGACTGTTGATCGGGCTTCTCGCCTTTGCTCTCCTGTTCGGGGTGATGGCCTTACCCGTGAGGTTTCTGAGTTCCGATGACCGAGTTGAACACCGTCGCGATCGCCTCAGCGACTATCTCACCTCAGAACCCGAACGAATCCGTCACCGAGACAACCCCTTCATCGACACGTACCTCAATGAGATTGCCCCAGAAGTGCGGGCCCTCCTCGACACCATCGCCTTTGCCGAAGGAACCCACGACGACCTGGGCTATCAGACCCTATTCACCTTTTCGACGTTCAACGGCTATGGGGATCACCCCCGTCGTCTTCGCTGCGCCTCTCATCGGGGCCGTCGTCTCTGTTCCGATGCGGCTGGCCGCTATCAAATGATTAGCAGCACCTTTGACACGGTCGCCAACCGCTTAAACCTGGATGACTTTTCCCCCAAATCCCAAGACTTAGCGGCAGTGGAGTTAATTCGCCTGCGGGGGGGCCTCCGTAAAATCGAAGCCGGAGACTTTGACGGGGCTATTCGGGCCATTCGACGAGAATGGGCCAGCCTCCCGGGTGCTGGCTATGGGCAACCCCAAGCCAGTCGCGAGGAACTTAAGCGCATCTATGAACAACGGCTTGAGCATTATCAAGGGTTAGACCCAGTTCACCAGGGAGTTCCCGCCGCCCAAGAGCGATATCGCCCTTAG
- the pyk gene encoding pyruvate kinase encodes MQPRPPLRRTKIVATIGPATSKPDVLRDLILAGATTLRLNFSHGTHDDHQRSIRLIRQTSFELNQPVGILQDLQGPKIRLGRFEKDSIVLKDGDPFILTSHLMEGNQKMSSITYEPLAREVPAGATILLDDGRVEMLVEKVDPAAGELYCRTIVGGKLSNNKGVNFPGVCLSVKALTDKDRKDLMFGLDRGVDWVALSFVRNPQDVLEIKELIASAGKSVPVIVKIEKHEAIEQMEEILSLSDGVMVARGDLGVELPAEEVPILQKRLIVTANRLGIPVITATQMLDSMVSSPRPTRAEISDVANAILDGTDAVMLSNETAVGEFPVKAVAMMAQIATRIEADRIVQNVGGVDDTGRSIPNAISQAVGQIAAQLEASAVMTLTKSGSTARNVSKFRPHAPILAVTPHVNVARQLQLVWGVKTLLILSLPSTSQTFDAAISVALENNLVDEGDLVVMTAGTLQGVSGSTDLVKVGVVTSVLGQGTGVGSSAATVSGPARVAPTASMVGNFNPGEILVTTHTDASFIEMIKQSSGVVTEEESLTSHAAIICSQLGKPAILGVKNATKLIREGAILTLDVQRGMVYSGAPSTVQQEDLLNH; translated from the coding sequence ATGCAACCACGTCCCCCCCTGCGCCGCACCAAAATTGTCGCCACCATTGGGCCCGCCACCAGTAAACCCGACGTGCTGCGGGACCTCATTTTGGCAGGGGCGACCACCCTACGACTCAACTTTTCCCATGGAACCCATGACGATCATCAACGTAGCATCCGTCTAATTCGTCAAACCTCCTTTGAACTCAATCAACCCGTCGGCATCCTGCAAGACTTACAGGGACCCAAAATTCGCTTAGGGCGTTTCGAGAAAGATTCCATCGTTCTCAAAGACGGTGACCCCTTTATCCTCACCAGTCATCTCATGGAGGGCAATCAGAAAATGTCCTCCATCACCTACGAACCCCTGGCGCGAGAAGTCCCCGCCGGAGCCACCATTCTCCTCGACGATGGACGAGTGGAAATGCTGGTCGAAAAAGTCGATCCCGCCGCTGGAGAACTCTACTGTCGAACCATTGTTGGCGGCAAACTCTCTAACAACAAGGGGGTTAACTTTCCGGGCGTCTGTCTTTCGGTCAAAGCCTTAACGGATAAAGACCGCAAAGACCTCATGTTTGGCTTAGATCGTGGGGTGGACTGGGTGGCCCTGAGCTTCGTGCGTAACCCCCAAGATGTTCTCGAAATCAAAGAACTCATCGCCAGCGCCGGTAAATCTGTACCCGTCATCGTCAAAATTGAGAAACATGAGGCCATCGAACAGATGGAGGAAATTCTCTCCCTCAGTGATGGAGTGATGGTGGCCCGGGGAGACCTTGGGGTGGAACTCCCAGCCGAAGAAGTGCCCATCTTGCAAAAACGTCTGATTGTCACCGCCAATCGCCTGGGGATTCCCGTCATTACCGCCACCCAAATGCTCGATAGCATGGTCTCGAGTCCTCGTCCGACTCGGGCCGAGATTTCCGACGTGGCCAATGCTATCCTCGATGGAACTGATGCGGTGATGTTGTCCAATGAAACCGCTGTGGGCGAGTTTCCCGTCAAAGCCGTGGCCATGATGGCTCAGATTGCCACCCGCATTGAAGCCGATCGCATTGTCCAGAATGTCGGCGGTGTCGATGATACCGGGCGATCGATTCCCAACGCCATCAGTCAGGCTGTGGGGCAAATTGCCGCCCAACTCGAAGCCTCGGCAGTGATGACCTTGACCAAAAGCGGCTCAACGGCTCGTAATGTCTCCAAATTCCGGCCCCACGCCCCCATTTTGGCCGTTACTCCCCATGTCAATGTTGCCCGTCAGTTGCAACTGGTGTGGGGCGTGAAAACCCTCTTGATTTTGAGTTTGCCCTCCACCTCACAAACCTTTGACGCGGCCATTAGTGTGGCCTTGGAAAACAATCTGGTGGACGAAGGAGATTTAGTCGTCATGACCGCCGGAACCCTTCAGGGAGTCTCCGGTTCCACAGATTTGGTCAAAGTGGGCGTCGTCACCTCGGTATTGGGCCAGGGAACAGGGGTGGGAAGTTCCGCCGCCACTGTCAGCGGCCCGGCACGAGTTGCCCCTACAGCGTCGATGGTGGGTAACTTCAATCCCGGGGAGATTCTGGTGACCACTCACACCGATGCCAGTTTCATTGAGATGATTAAGCAGTCCTCGGGGGTGGTGACGGAGGAGGAAAGTCTCACCAGTCACGCCGCGATTATCTGTTCTCAGTTAGGCAAACCGGCTATTTTAGGGGTTAAGAATGCCACCAAGTTAATTCGGGAGGGGGCAATTCTGACCTTGGATGTTCAACGTGGTATGGTCTATTCCGGTGCCCCGAGTACGGTGCAACAGGAGGATTTGTTGAATCACTAA
- a CDS encoding sulfite exporter TauE/SafE family protein: MPHLTSAHLLELLPLTLLGFLGSFGHCVGMCGPLTVAFSLGQQHNGVPWRFHLLLNLGRILSYASVGVLLGTVSSTLVAGGQLAGVGSWIRQAIVIFTGLLLIFLGLRQINPESLPNLPLLHPLKGALHDRLSRMMNHLSVQKHGAVPLLLGICWGLIPCGFLYAAQLKAAETGDPLLGGLAMAAFGLGTAPMMVGVGLSVSRLSANRRSQLFRLGGWVTLSIGILTLLRTDAMVDLTGHGALLLLMLALAARPLRPLWPSPLRYRRAIGVGAYVLVLAHLGHMLDHSLDWNLGAIAFMMPRQRWALWAGISAFLLMTPAALSSSDRAQRLLGPHWRRLHSLTRPALILATLHGLTLGSHYLGTLSPTWDNWLRSLLLLLLSLTVFALRGGLGKKALTRQSPVSGDPNS; the protein is encoded by the coding sequence ATGCCCCATCTAACTTCCGCCCATCTCCTGGAACTCCTGCCCCTGACCCTGCTTGGCTTTTTAGGGAGTTTTGGCCACTGCGTGGGGATGTGCGGCCCGCTGACCGTTGCCTTTTCTCTAGGACAACAGCACAACGGAGTTCCCTGGCGCTTTCATCTGTTGCTAAACCTAGGACGAATCCTCAGTTACGCCAGCGTCGGCGTTCTTCTGGGAACCGTCAGTTCCACCCTCGTCGCCGGGGGACAACTGGCCGGAGTCGGGAGTTGGATTCGCCAGGCGATCGTCATCTTCACCGGACTGCTGTTAATTTTTCTCGGTTTGCGACAAATCAACCCCGAGAGTCTTCCCAACCTGCCGCTGTTGCATCCTCTCAAAGGGGCCCTACACGATCGCCTCAGCCGGATGATGAACCATCTCTCCGTCCAAAAACATGGTGCAGTTCCCCTATTACTCGGGATTTGTTGGGGACTGATTCCCTGTGGCTTTCTCTACGCCGCCCAACTCAAAGCCGCCGAAACCGGCGATCCCCTCTTGGGGGGGTTAGCCATGGCCGCCTTTGGCTTAGGAACCGCCCCCATGATGGTAGGTGTGGGCCTGTCCGTATCACGCCTGAGTGCCAATCGTCGTAGTCAATTATTTCGCTTGGGGGGTTGGGTGACCTTAAGCATTGGCATTCTCACCCTGCTGCGCACCGATGCTATGGTGGATTTGACCGGTCATGGGGCATTACTGTTACTGATGTTAGCCCTAGCTGCCCGCCCCCTGCGTCCCCTTTGGCCGAGTCCCCTACGCTATCGTCGCGCCATTGGCGTGGGGGCGTATGTGTTGGTGTTAGCCCATCTCGGGCATATGCTCGACCATAGCCTAGATTGGAACCTAGGGGCGATCGCCTTCATGATGCCGCGACAGCGTTGGGCCCTGTGGGCCGGAATTAGCGCCTTCCTTCTCATGACTCCCGCCGCCCTCAGCAGCAGCGATCGCGCCCAACGTCTTCTCGGCCCCCACTGGCGGCGGTTGCATAGCCTGACTCGTCCCGCCCTAATCTTGGCGACCCTGCATGGCCTCACCCTAGGTTCCCACTATCTCGGTACCCTCTCCCCCACCTGGGACAACTGGCTGCGATCGCTCCTGCTGCTCCTGTTGAGCCTAACGGTCTTCGCCCTGCGGGGGGGACTTGGCAAAAAAGCTCTCACCCGGCAATCCCCAGTTTCGGGTGATCCCAACTCCTAA
- a CDS encoding ABC transporter substrate-binding protein, whose product MMILKSIWRSFRHSWHSLWQKRVFYGAIALVTAVLVFGIHRLVLSQQPVEVSILMQALERAQWEPLVERFEEENPDIRLEIVEGPNATNLVEDLYTSAFLLGDSIYDLVYMDIVWTPKFAAAGWLDPLDDRVSEEELSEFLEGDVEGGRFNGELYRMPFRSDAGMLYYRTDLLEENGFDPPETTEELLEISRSLQEQGAVEWGYVWQGRQYEGLAAVFVEILEGHGGFWVNPETEEVGLDDPEAIAALEFLTQTIDDGISPRGVTTYQEEEARRFFQNGRTVFMRNWPYVWPLANEDGSAVQGKIAIQPMVHAAGFSPGACQGGWGLALAKDSSHKEEAWRVIEFITSESAQKEFVLDTGYVPSRRSLFNDPEIVEKYSHYPELLEVQEQSVLRPPIAQYAQASDILQRNISSALTGRLSPQQAMERAAAETRRLLGRG is encoded by the coding sequence ATGATGATATTGAAATCAATTTGGCGTTCGTTCAGGCATTCATGGCATAGCCTCTGGCAAAAACGAGTCTTCTACGGGGCGATCGCCCTCGTCACCGCTGTCCTGGTTTTTGGCATCCATCGCCTTGTTCTCAGCCAACAGCCAGTTGAGGTGAGTATTCTCATGCAGGCCCTGGAACGGGCCCAGTGGGAACCCTTAGTGGAGCGGTTCGAGGAGGAAAACCCCGACATTCGGCTAGAGATTGTCGAAGGTCCTAACGCGACCAATTTAGTCGAAGACCTCTATACATCTGCCTTTCTCCTGGGCGATTCCATTTACGATCTCGTCTACATGGATATCGTCTGGACTCCTAAATTCGCTGCTGCGGGTTGGCTTGATCCCCTGGATGACCGAGTTAGCGAGGAAGAACTGAGCGAGTTCTTAGAAGGAGATGTAGAAGGAGGACGCTTCAACGGTGAACTCTATCGGATGCCCTTCCGGTCTGATGCCGGGATGCTGTACTACCGAACCGACTTACTCGAAGAAAACGGCTTTGACCCTCCCGAGACGACGGAGGAGTTACTTGAGATTTCCCGAAGCCTACAAGAACAGGGAGCCGTGGAATGGGGCTATGTTTGGCAGGGACGACAATATGAAGGGCTTGCAGCCGTATTTGTCGAAATCCTGGAAGGCCATGGTGGCTTCTGGGTGAATCCGGAGACGGAAGAAGTCGGTCTTGATGATCCCGAGGCCATCGCCGCCTTAGAGTTCCTGACTCAAACCATTGATGACGGAATTTCTCCTCGGGGTGTCACCACCTATCAGGAAGAAGAGGCGCGACGCTTCTTCCAAAATGGTCGAACTGTTTTTATGCGTAACTGGCCCTATGTCTGGCCGCTTGCCAATGAGGACGGCTCGGCTGTACAGGGAAAAATTGCCATTCAACCCATGGTTCACGCAGCCGGTTTTAGTCCGGGGGCCTGTCAAGGCGGTTGGGGATTGGCCTTGGCTAAGGATAGTTCCCATAAAGAGGAAGCCTGGCGGGTGATTGAATTTATTACCAGTGAATCGGCACAGAAAGAGTTTGTCTTGGATACCGGCTATGTCCCCAGTCGGCGATCGCTGTTTAATGACCCGGAGATTGTGGAGAAATACAGCCATTATCCGGAGCTATTAGAGGTGCAAGAACAGTCCGTGTTACGACCTCCCATTGCGCAATATGCCCAAGCTTCAGATATTCTGCAACGGAACATCAGTTCTGCCCTAACGGGTCGTTTGAGTCCCCAACAGGCGATGGAACGAGCCGCTGCGGAAACTCGCCGTCTCCTAGGTCGCGGTTAG
- a CDS encoding sugar ABC transporter permease, with product MAQSNMRKRQQLTGWVLVLPALLVLLLVYAYPIGRAFWLSLFTQNLGTQLEAVPTGLGNYARIWGDGAFWNSIWNTTVFTVIALALELILGMAIALVLNRSFQGRGLVRTIAILPWALPTAIMALAWTWIFNDQYGVVNDILMRLGVIDSGINWLGDPTLAMVSVITADVWKTTSFVSILLLAGLQSIPQDLYEAHAIEGATPWQSFRQITLPLLMPQILIAALFRFAQSFGIFDLIQVMTEGGPGGSTQMVALYIYDNVRRYLDFGYGAALVVITFLILIAVVAIAFYVLERVRESAGAEI from the coding sequence ATGGCACAAAGCAATATGCGTAAACGCCAGCAACTCACCGGATGGGTGCTAGTTTTGCCGGCCCTATTAGTGCTGTTGTTGGTCTATGCTTACCCGATTGGACGAGCCTTTTGGTTGAGTCTGTTTACACAAAACTTGGGTACACAACTCGAAGCGGTCCCCACTGGCTTGGGCAACTATGCGCGGATTTGGGGGGATGGCGCCTTCTGGAATAGCATCTGGAATACAACGGTGTTTACTGTCATTGCCTTGGCATTAGAGTTAATCCTGGGGATGGCGATCGCCCTGGTTCTCAATCGTAGTTTCCAGGGACGGGGCTTGGTGCGCACCATTGCGATTCTGCCCTGGGCCCTGCCCACGGCGATTATGGCCTTGGCCTGGACTTGGATTTTTAATGACCAATATGGGGTTGTCAATGATATTTTGATGCGCCTAGGAGTCATTGACAGTGGGATTAACTGGCTTGGAGACCCTACTTTAGCGATGGTCTCGGTGATTACGGCAGATGTCTGGAAAACGACCTCTTTTGTAAGTATCCTCCTGCTGGCGGGGCTACAGTCAATTCCTCAAGATTTATATGAAGCCCACGCCATTGAAGGGGCGACCCCTTGGCAGAGTTTCCGACAGATTACACTCCCCCTCTTGATGCCGCAAATTCTGATTGCGGCTCTATTCCGGTTTGCCCAGTCCTTCGGGATTTTCGACTTGATTCAGGTGATGACCGAAGGAGGTCCCGGTGGCTCGACTCAGATGGTGGCACTTTATATTTATGACAATGTTCGCCGCTATTTAGACTTTGGCTATGGTGCGGCGTTGGTGGTAATCACCTTCTTAATTCTGATTGCCGTGGTGGCGATCGCCTTCTATGTCTTGGAACGAGTCCGAGAATCCGCCGGGGCTGAGATTTAA
- a CDS encoding carbohydrate ABC transporter permease produces MTTTKPQSQGFDWSKLVLPISVLLVLAFSLGPIIWQFLTSIKTNDAIVSIPNVYIPTPDQLTTTHYTDLFARRPFHRYIINSAFVAFVSTLLCLGFGAPAAYALTRLKLPGERIILSLVLIITLFPYILLFLGLLELVQFFGLGNNYLALIVPYTAINLPLTILVMRSFFQQLPKDLEDSAKVDGYGTVAMLWKIVLPMTLPAMVTTGILAFIFAWNEFIFALTFITRDVMQTIPVAAAQLGGASIFEVPYGTTAAATVLGTAPLVVLVLFFQRKIVQGLTSGAVKG; encoded by the coding sequence ATGACTACAACAAAACCCCAATCCCAAGGATTTGACTGGAGTAAACTGGTGTTACCCATTTCAGTCTTACTCGTTCTTGCCTTTAGCCTCGGTCCAATAATTTGGCAATTTTTGACCTCCATTAAGACTAATGATGCGATCGTCTCGATTCCCAATGTCTATATTCCAACCCCAGATCAACTGACGACAACCCATTACACCGATCTGTTTGCCCGTCGTCCCTTCCACCGCTATATCATTAATAGTGCCTTTGTCGCGTTTGTCTCGACGTTGCTCTGTTTAGGGTTTGGGGCTCCCGCTGCCTACGCCTTGACTCGGCTAAAACTACCGGGAGAACGGATTATTCTCTCGTTAGTGCTGATTATTACCTTGTTTCCCTATATTCTCCTGTTTCTAGGACTTCTAGAATTGGTGCAGTTTTTTGGCTTAGGGAATAATTATTTAGCCTTGATTGTTCCTTATACAGCGATTAACTTGCCGTTAACCATTTTGGTGATGCGGAGCTTTTTCCAACAACTGCCAAAAGACTTGGAAGATTCAGCGAAAGTTGATGGCTATGGGACTGTGGCGATGTTGTGGAAGATTGTCCTTCCCATGACCCTACCGGCCATGGTGACCACAGGAATTTTGGCGTTTATTTTTGCTTGGAATGAGTTTATTTTTGCCTTGACATTTATTACCCGAGATGTTATGCAAACGATTCCCGTGGCGGCAGCACAACTGGGGGGAGCCTCTATTTTTGAAGTTCCCTATGGAACCACCGCAGCCGCAACGGTATTAGGGACGGCACCGCTAGTGGTGTTGGTGTTGTTCTTCCAACGCAAGATTGTCCAAGGGTTAACCTCAGGAGCTGTTAAAGGCTAA
- the folK gene encoding 2-amino-4-hydroxy-6-hydroxymethyldihydropteridine diphosphokinase, giving the protein MEPVAIALGSNLGNSRGILEGAVNQLRSLLGGLQLSHWYRTKPVGPPQPDYLNGCVIGTTSLEPLELLQRLLEIEAMFGRVRGERWGARTLDLDLLLYGDRILDHPQLQVPHPRLAERAFVLVPLAEIAPHWRDPRSGNSIKQLQEALNCSDVHLIS; this is encoded by the coding sequence ATGGAACCCGTGGCGATCGCCCTTGGCAGTAATTTAGGCAACTCGCGAGGGATTTTAGAGGGAGCGGTGAACCAGTTGCGATCGCTCCTAGGTGGCCTACAACTGTCCCATTGGTATCGCACCAAACCGGTGGGGCCACCCCAACCGGATTATCTCAATGGTTGTGTGATTGGCACGACCTCCCTAGAGCCTCTGGAACTCCTCCAGAGGCTTTTAGAGATTGAAGCGATGTTCGGGCGAGTTCGAGGAGAACGTTGGGGAGCCAGAACCCTGGATTTGGATCTGTTACTGTATGGCGATCGCATCCTCGATCATCCCCAATTACAAGTTCCTCATCCCCGCCTAGCTGAGCGCGCATTTGTCCTAGTTCCCCTGGCAGAAATCGCCCCCCATTGGCGAGATCCCCGCTCCGGTAACTCGATCAAGCAGTTACAAGAGGCGTTAAACTGTTCTGATGTACACTTAATTTCTTAA
- a CDS encoding NUDIX hydrolase translates to MSFAQESPEILKKRLFFGGRKFDFEVNRLRLPNGAEGDWECIRHPGGALAVPVTPEGELVLVKQYRFAVQGRILEFPAGTVEVNEDPGETIRREIEEETGYRASQWRKLGEFILAPGYSDEIIYAYLAQGLEKLERPPAQDEDEDIEVVLMRPEALEAAILAGEPVDSKSMSSFLLAKPFL, encoded by the coding sequence ATGTCTTTTGCTCAGGAATCCCCAGAAATCCTTAAAAAGCGTCTTTTCTTTGGAGGTCGTAAGTTTGACTTTGAAGTTAATCGCTTACGTCTGCCCAACGGAGCGGAAGGAGACTGGGAGTGCATCCGTCATCCGGGAGGGGCCTTAGCGGTTCCCGTCACCCCTGAGGGGGAATTGGTCTTGGTGAAACAATATCGTTTTGCAGTACAGGGGCGAATCTTGGAGTTTCCCGCCGGAACCGTCGAAGTTAACGAAGATCCAGGGGAGACCATTCGTCGCGAAATCGAGGAAGAAACCGGCTATCGGGCCAGTCAATGGCGTAAGTTAGGGGAGTTTATCCTCGCTCCGGGTTACTCGGATGAAATCATTTATGCCTATCTCGCTCAAGGCCTAGAGAAGTTGGAACGTCCTCCGGCACAGGATGAGGATGAGGATATTGAAGTGGTTTTAATGCGCCCTGAAGCCCTGGAAGCGGCGATTTTGGCTGGCGAGCCGGTGGATTCTAAGTCCATGTCTAGCTTTTTGTTGGCTAAACCCTTTTTATAG